From Spirosoma aerolatum, one genomic window encodes:
- a CDS encoding SusC/RagA family TonB-linked outer membrane protein, with protein MKVSGKVTDAQGLALPGVSIVVKGTTTGTVSAADGGYSLNVPSRTSTLVFSYIGFVSQEIALNNRSEINISMASDDKMLNEVVVVGYGEQKKETVTGSVATVKGTDLVKSPAVNMTNSIAGRMPGVIATNASGEPGYDGSTIRIRGTNSLGNNDALIVIDGVPARAGGIDRLNPADIESISVLKDASAAIYGSRAANGVILVTTKHGKTGKPELSYSFNQGWAQPTVIPKMASAAEYAQLNNEINLYNLPAQYWKDASAAFASTGSYTRPDNGAIAKAAYTPDEIKKYQDGSDPWKYPNTDWFGAALKNWSPQSRHTLQLSGGGENIKYLASANYQNQDGYYKNSATGYKQYDFRLNLDAKISKHISTVIGVVGRQENRFFPTVGAGAIFRMLMRGYPNKPAYWPNGLPAPDIENGQQPVLVTSSATGYDKDTRYYLQSNASVNITNPWIPGLKLTGSVALDKYLQEGKTWQTPWYVYSWDYTSYDANNQPLLQKVAKGPAQATLNQYTNDQFNSLLSGILSYDHTFGGNHAITLLAGITKEQSNSNGFSAFRKYFASTAIDQLFAGGSAEKNSNTTAAWERARMSYFGRAAYNYKEKYLAEFLWRYDGSYMFPANSRWGFFPGVSAGWRISEENFFKKSLSAISSLKLRASWGQLGNDQVYFNNALREYDYLPTYAYGDVVNSNWGYVIGNQVAQTLYENGVPNTTLTWEVANNTDIGLEGSALNGKIFFEFDVFLNKRSNILWRKSASIPQTTGATLPATNIGKVTNRGYEFRVGYNGQVGEVKYSVSVNGGYAKNEITFWDETPGAPEWQRSTGKPIPSNVNDPNQANGTLLYQYDGIFTSQADIDANKLDYSGVGASVLRPGDMKLKDINGDGKINGDDRVRADRNNQPRFQGGFSGNLRWKNFDFSVLLQASTGGQIFLQTESGTIGNFLKWSYDHRWTVNNPSSTDPRIVDRSNQYFSNGTSYWLKSTDYIRLKNVELGYTLPATFANKIGLNNLRVYVNGLNLATYSPSMKGLFDPESTSGSAQYYPQARIINTGLSVSF; from the coding sequence ATGAAGGTAAGCGGAAAGGTTACTGATGCACAGGGGTTGGCTTTGCCAGGGGTAAGTATTGTGGTCAAAGGAACAACAACGGGTACCGTTTCAGCTGCCGATGGCGGCTATTCATTGAACGTACCCAGCCGGACTTCAACACTGGTGTTTTCCTACATTGGTTTTGTGAGTCAGGAAATAGCCCTTAACAATCGGAGTGAAATCAACATCAGCATGGCTTCCGACGATAAAATGCTGAATGAGGTCGTTGTAGTAGGGTATGGCGAACAAAAGAAAGAGACGGTAACAGGCTCTGTAGCCACTGTAAAAGGGACGGATCTGGTGAAATCGCCAGCGGTCAACATGACCAACTCCATTGCTGGCCGGATGCCGGGCGTTATTGCCACCAACGCCAGTGGCGAACCGGGTTATGACGGCTCAACCATTCGGATTCGCGGAACAAACTCGCTCGGTAACAACGACGCCCTGATCGTTATCGATGGTGTACCAGCGCGGGCTGGGGGTATTGACCGACTGAACCCGGCCGATATTGAGAGCATCTCCGTGCTGAAAGATGCGTCGGCTGCTATTTACGGTTCGCGGGCAGCTAACGGAGTTATTCTGGTCACGACCAAACATGGCAAGACCGGCAAACCTGAACTGTCTTACAGCTTCAACCAGGGCTGGGCGCAACCCACAGTGATCCCAAAAATGGCTTCGGCAGCTGAGTATGCACAGTTGAACAACGAGATCAACCTGTATAACCTGCCTGCCCAATACTGGAAGGATGCTTCGGCTGCGTTTGCCTCGACCGGAAGTTACACTCGCCCCGATAATGGCGCTATTGCCAAGGCAGCGTATACACCCGACGAAATCAAGAAGTATCAGGATGGTTCTGACCCCTGGAAGTATCCCAATACTGACTGGTTTGGTGCTGCCTTGAAAAACTGGTCGCCCCAGTCGCGGCATACACTCCAGTTGTCGGGAGGTGGCGAAAATATCAAATACCTCGCATCTGCCAACTACCAGAATCAGGATGGCTATTACAAAAACTCAGCAACGGGCTACAAGCAGTACGATTTCCGGCTGAATCTGGATGCGAAAATCAGCAAACACATCAGTACTGTAATTGGTGTGGTGGGCCGTCAGGAAAACCGCTTCTTCCCAACGGTTGGCGCCGGTGCTATTTTCCGGATGCTGATGCGTGGCTATCCCAATAAGCCTGCTTATTGGCCCAATGGCTTACCCGCTCCTGATATCGAGAATGGTCAGCAGCCTGTACTGGTTACGAGCAGTGCAACCGGGTATGACAAAGATACCCGCTATTATCTGCAAAGCAATGCCAGCGTCAACATCACCAACCCCTGGATACCGGGGCTAAAACTCACCGGCAGCGTCGCCCTGGACAAGTACCTACAGGAAGGCAAAACCTGGCAAACACCCTGGTATGTGTATAGCTGGGATTACACATCCTACGATGCCAACAACCAGCCGCTTCTGCAAAAAGTAGCCAAAGGCCCAGCGCAGGCAACCCTGAACCAGTACACCAACGACCAGTTCAACTCGCTGCTATCAGGTATTCTGTCCTACGACCATACCTTTGGCGGTAATCATGCCATCACCTTGCTGGCCGGTATCACCAAAGAGCAATCGAATTCGAACGGGTTCTCGGCTTTCCGGAAATACTTTGCCTCGACCGCCATCGACCAGCTGTTTGCGGGTGGTAGTGCCGAGAAAAACAGCAACACAACCGCTGCCTGGGAACGCGCCCGGATGAGCTATTTTGGTCGTGCCGCTTACAACTACAAAGAAAAGTACCTGGCCGAATTCCTGTGGCGTTATGATGGTTCGTACATGTTCCCGGCCAACAGCCGTTGGGGCTTCTTCCCTGGCGTATCGGCTGGCTGGCGTATTTCCGAAGAGAACTTCTTCAAGAAGAGCCTTTCCGCTATCAGTTCCCTCAAACTGCGGGCATCGTGGGGTCAGTTAGGTAACGACCAGGTGTATTTCAACAACGCGCTGCGTGAGTACGATTACCTGCCAACCTATGCCTACGGTGATGTTGTCAACTCAAACTGGGGCTATGTGATCGGTAATCAGGTGGCGCAAACGCTGTACGAAAATGGCGTACCCAATACCACGCTGACCTGGGAAGTGGCTAACAACACCGACATCGGTCTGGAAGGATCGGCCCTGAACGGCAAGATTTTCTTCGAATTCGACGTCTTCCTGAACAAACGGTCGAACATCCTCTGGCGGAAAAGCGCGTCGATCCCACAAACAACGGGCGCTACCCTGCCCGCTACCAACATTGGGAAGGTTACCAACCGGGGGTATGAGTTCCGTGTAGGTTACAACGGCCAGGTTGGCGAAGTAAAATACTCGGTGAGCGTCAACGGTGGCTATGCTAAAAACGAAATCACGTTCTGGGACGAAACGCCCGGTGCGCCTGAATGGCAACGTTCGACTGGCAAGCCCATTCCAAGCAACGTCAACGATCCGAACCAGGCCAATGGAACCCTGCTGTACCAATACGACGGTATTTTCACATCACAGGCTGACATTGATGCTAACAAGCTCGATTATAGCGGTGTAGGGGCCAGCGTATTGCGCCCAGGCGATATGAAACTGAAAGATATCAATGGTGATGGCAAGATCAATGGTGACGACCGCGTTCGGGCCGACCGTAACAACCAGCCACGGTTCCAGGGCGGTTTTTCAGGTAACCTGCGCTGGAAGAACTTTGATTTCAGCGTCCTGTTACAGGCTTCGACAGGTGGTCAGATCTTCCTGCAAACCGAATCAGGTACGATTGGTAACTTCCTGAAATGGAGCTACGACCACCGCTGGACGGTCAATAACCCCAGCTCGACCGACCCCCGCATTGTTGACCGCAGCAACCAGTACTTCTCCAACGGAACCAGCTACTGGCTCAAAAGCACCGACTATATTCGTCTGAAAAACGTTGAATTAGGCTACACCCTTCCCGCTACGTTTGCCAATAAAATCGGGCTGAACAATCTGCGGGTGTACGTAAACGGGCTGAACCTGGCAACCTACTCCCCATCGATGAAAGGTCTGTTCGATCCCGAATCAACCAGTGGTAGCGCCCAATACTATCCGCAAGCCCGGATCATCAACACCGGTTTGTCAGTCAGTTTCTAA